One window from the genome of Accipiter gentilis chromosome 35, bAccGen1.1, whole genome shotgun sequence encodes:
- the NAA38 gene encoding N-alpha-acetyltransferase 38, NatC auxiliary subunit, which translates to MAEAPGEAGGGGRGLEDPNLGSEEGATPVPSAEGGAAGCSPQDPNGGEEGGAHPRARRRLEALLNRSLRIRMSDGRTLVGAFLCTDRDANVILGSAQEFLKASDSFPGSEPRVLGLAMVPGHHIVSIEVERDGAAGPPYP; encoded by the exons ATGGCGGAAGCgccgggggaggcgggaggcggcgggcggggcctGGAG gaccccaaccTCGGAAGCGAGGAGGGGGCCACCCCCGTTCCCTCCGCGGAGGGGGGCGCCGCCGGGTgctccccccaggaccccaacgGCGGCGAGGAGGGGGGGGCGCAcccccgggcccggcggcggctggAAGCGCTGCTGAACCGCAGCCTCCGCATCCGCATGTCGGACGGGCGGACCCTGGTGGGAGCCTTCCTCTGCACCGACCGCGACGCCAACGTCATCCTCGGCTCCGCGCAGGAGTTCCTCAAGGCCtcgg actcgTTCCCCGGCAGCGAGCCGCGGGTGCTGGGCCTGGCCATGGTCCCCGGCCACCACATCGTCTCCATCGAGGTGGAGCGGGACGGCGCCGCCGGCCCCCCCTACCCCTGA
- the LOC126034668 gene encoding lysine-specific demethylase 6B-like: MKMLDESIRQEEDEGGGRHLAPPPRPPRNLLPPPPPPPPPPPAPPLLPSPPPLARPKAPPFGGPQGQDPPDPPRLYPFGKRDEPKPVAFFKSLTTPLEGQKTGGHKTGIPKTPPSPSSTPQLATSSPGWVPPPQIYRDEAPPAPRTESEALEEISRACETLAEQAGRHVPAPPPSPIPTTPPKLGGRRYRRPPPRHRDLRRAPPRRRHHRKERDRPVLATLDLQSSGVQEKGGPPRLETKGGGGPPNPSNPPQAPPPAFVSSADLLKLRSLGEGPPKELKIRLIKVESGAGGGAGGGDTFIASEVEEPRGPPLAQLTIRHSAAEVVRASKQARVKGPFRESYLSPAQSVKPHIDSQEKLPRDKLNPPTPSIYLESKRDAFSPVLLQFCTDPKNPITVIRGLAGSLRLNLGLFSTKTLVEASGEHAVEVRTQVQQPSDQNWDLSGTRQVWPCESSRSHTTIAKYAQYQASSFQESLQEDKDSEDEEAEEPDSTTETPPSNPDQKSHQIIKFGTNIDLSDAKRWKPQLQELLKLPAFMRVSSTGNMLSHVGHTILGMNTVQLYMKVPGSRTPGHQENNNFCSVNINIGPGDCEWFAVHEHYWETISAFCDKHGVDYLTGSWWPILEDLYRSNIPVYRFVQRPGDLVWINAGTVHWVQATGWCNNIAWNVGPLTAYQYQLALERYEWNEVKNVKSIVPMIHVSWNVARTVKISDPDLYKMIKYCLMQSIKHCQVQRESLVRAGKKIAYQGRVKDEPAYYCNECDVEVFNILFVTSETGGRNTYLVHCEGCARRRSGALHGVVVLEQYKTEELMQIYDGFTLVASPSSR; the protein is encoded by the exons ATGAAGATGTTGGACGAATCTATTCGGCAAGAGGAGGACGAGGGGGGGGGTCGCcatcttgccccccccccccgacccccccgcaacctcctccccccgccccctcctcctcctcctcctcctccggccccCCCGCTCCTtcccagcccccctcccctcgcccGTCCCAAAGCGCCGCCATTCGGGGGTCCCCAAGGTCAggacccccccgaccccccccgaCTTTATCCCTTCGGCAAACGGGACGAACCCAAACCCGTCGCGTTTTTCAAATCTTTAACGACCCCTTTAGAAGGGCAAAAAACGGGGGGGCATAAAACGGGGATCCCGAAAACTCCTCCGTCCCCTTCTTCGACCCCCCAACTCGCTACCTCATCGCCCGGCTGGGTGCCCCCCCCTCAAATTTATCGCGACgaagcccccccggccccccggacCGAATCGGAGGCGTTGGAGGAGATCAGTCGAGCCTGCGAGACCTTGGCGGAACAAGCGGGACGTCACGTTCCGGCCCCCCCCCCTTCTCCGATTCCAACGACACCCCCTAAATTAGGGGGGCGACGTTATCGAagaccccccccccggcaccgggATCTTcgccgggcccccccccggcgccgACACCATCGAAAAGAGCGCGATCGTCCCGTTTTGGCTACCCTCGATTTACAAAGTTCCGGGGTGCAAGAAAAAGGAGGACCCCCCCGGCTCGAAACcaagggcggggggggtcccccaaatccTTCCaaccccccccaggccccccccccggcttttgTCAGCTCCGCCGACCTCCTGAAGTTGCGGTCCTTGGGGGAGGGCCCCCCCAAAGAGCTGAAGATTCGCTTGATCAAGGTGGAAAGCGGCGCCggggggggcgccggggggggggacaccttCATCGCTTCCGAGGTGGAGGAGCCCCGAGGTCCCCCCCTCGCCCAACTCACCATCCGCCACAGCGCCGCCGAGGTCGTCCGCGCCAGCAA GCAGGCGCGGGTGAAGGGCCCCTTCAGGGAGTCGTACCTCTCCCCCGCCCAGTCGGTCAAACCCCACATCGACTCCCAGGAGAAGCTGCCCCGGGACAAGCTCAACCCCCCCACGCCCAGCATCTAC CTGGAGAGCAAGCGGGACGCCTTCTCCCCCGTCCTGCTCCAGTTCTGCACCGACCCCAAGAACCCCATCACCGTCATCCGCGGGCTGGCCGGCTCCCTCCGCCTCA ACCTGGGGCTGTTCAGCACCAAGACGCTGGTGGAGGCGAGCGGGGAGCACGCGGTGGAGGTGCGCACCCAGGTGCAGCAGCCGTCGGACCAGAACTGGGACCTGTCGGGCACCCGCCAGGTCTGGCCCTGCGAGAGCAGCCGCTCCCACACCACCATCGCCAAGTACGCCCAGTACCAGGCCTCCTCCTTCCAGGAGTCCCTGCAG GAGGACAAGGACAGCGAGGACGAGGAGGCCGAGGAGCCCGACAGCACCACGGAGACGCCCCCCAG caaCCCCGACCAGAAATCCCACCAGATCATCAAGTTCGGGACCAACATCGACCTCTCGGACGCCAAGAG GTGGAAGccgcagctgcaggagctgctgaagctgccGGCCTTCATGCGGGTCTCGTCCACGGGGAACATGCTGAGCCACGTGGGGCACACCATCCTGGGCATGAACACCGTCCAGCTGTACATGAAGGTGCCGGGGAGCCGCACACCCG GCCACCAGGAGAACAACAACTTCTGCTCCGTCAACATCAACATCGGCCCCGGGGACTGCGAGTGGTTCGCCGTGCACGAGCACTACTGGGAGACCATCTCCGCCTTCTGCGACAA GCACGGCGTGGACTACCTGACGGGCTCGTGGTGGCCCATCCTGGAGGACCTGTACCGCTCCAACATCCCCGTGTACCGCTTCGTCCAGCGGCCCGGCGACCTGGTGTGGATCAACGCCGGCACCGTGCACTGGGTGCAGGCCACCGGCTGGTGCAACAACATCGCCTGGAACGTCGGGCCCCTCACCG CCTACCAGTACCAGCTGGCCCTGGAGCGCTACGAGTGGAACGAGGTGAAGAACGTCAAGTCCATCGTCCCCATGATCCACGTGTCCTGGAACGTCGCCCGCACCGTCAAGATCAGCGACCCCGACCTCTACAAGATGATCAA GTACTGCCTGATGCAGTCCATCAAGCACTGCCAGGTACAGCGGGAGAGCCTGGTCCGCGCCGGCAAGAAGATCGCCTACCAGGGGCGGGTGAAGGACGAGCCGGCCTACTACTGCAACGAGTGCGAC GTGGAGGTCTTCAACATCCTCTTCGTGACGAGCGAGACGGGCGGGCGCAACACGTACCTGGTGCACTGCGAGGGCTGCGCCCGGCGCCGCAGCGGCGCCCTGCACGGCGTCGTCGTCCTCGAGCAGTACAAGACCGAGGAGCTGATGCAGATCTACGACGGCTTCACCCTG GTGGCGTCACCCAGCTCCAGATGA
- the LOC126034682 gene encoding LOW QUALITY PROTEIN: cytochrome b5 domain-containing protein 1 (The sequence of the model RefSeq protein was modified relative to this genomic sequence to represent the inferred CDS: deleted 3 bases in 3 codons), producing MATGGAAAEPLWLLRREVAARARQRWVSARGRGLRLGPFLRDRQGDPQLRPLLEAAGSDLSHWFDPQTGDPLTRVDPQSGLLCCCVPGGPGRAPPEPRSDWAPPETPPWWEDPRLEVGRLTAAPQHLRLLNTLTGQEHVIEACGEQAGGLVERALPWNAHAGGYAWRCGGAPLHPDQPPPAPDRDGSPPHRPPLLHRRLPRAIAAVGNPKTPSAPPKPCTPPPPPQNPCRHPQNMSSPPQFPHRSP from the exons ATGGCGacgggcggcgcggccgccgaGCCCCTCTGGCTCCTCCGGCGGGAGGTGGCGGCCCGGGCCCGGCAGCGCTGGGTCAGCGCCCGCGGCCGCGGCCTGCGGCTGGGCCCCTTCCTCCGGGACCGGcaag gtgaccCCCAGCTGCGCCCGCTCCTGGAGGCGGCAGGCAGCGACCTCAGCCACTGGTTCGACCCCCAGACCGGGGAT CCGCTGACCCGCGTGGACCCCCAGTCCGGCCTGCTGTGCTGCTGCgtgccgggggggccggggcgggccccCCCCGAACCCCGCTCGGACTGGGCC CCCCCGGAGACCCCCCCGTGGTGGGAGGACCCCCGGCTGGAAGTGGGGCGCCTGACGGCCGCCCCCCAACACCTGCGGCTGCTCAACACCCTGACGGGGCAGGAGCACGTCATCGAG GCCTGCGGGGAGCAGGCGGGGGGGCTGGTGGAGCGGGCGCTGCCCTGGAACGCCCACGCGGGGGGCTACGCCTGGCGCTGCGGGGGGGCCCCCCTGCACCCCGaccag ccccccccggcccccgacCGCGACGGGTCCCCCCCCCACCGTCCTCCTCTACTTCACCGACGACTTCCTCGAGCAATAGCCGCGGTAGGGAACCCCAAAACCCCATCGGCACCCCCGAAACCCTGcacaccgcca ccccccccccaaaatccctgccGGCACCCCCAAAACATGAGCagccccccccaattcccccacCGGTCCCCCTGA